The following are encoded together in the Candidatus Flexicrinis proximus genome:
- a CDS encoding aldo/keto reductase, with the protein MTAKASGTFLLGGDLTVNRLGFGAMRITGKGIWDEPEDRDEALRTLRRLPELDINFIDTADSYGPYVSEDLIREVLHPYDGIVVATKGGLTRHGPDIWRPVGRPEYLRQCVMMSLRRLKVERIDLWQLHRIDNKVDRDEQFAVIARMQNEGLIRHVGLSEVSVEEIEAAQKHFRVVSVQNLYNLVSRKSEDVLNYCEKSNIAFIPWFPLAAGQLAQEGSVMDGIAKRLGATPSQVALAWVLKRSPVMLPIPGTGKVKHLEENTAAADLVLTDEDFRTLDQLGLQESARQG; encoded by the coding sequence ATGACTGCAAAAGCAAGTGGCACGTTCTTACTGGGGGGTGACCTGACCGTCAATCGGCTGGGCTTCGGCGCGATGCGCATCACGGGCAAGGGCATCTGGGACGAACCCGAAGATCGTGACGAGGCACTCCGCACCCTTCGCCGCCTTCCCGAATTGGACATCAACTTCATTGACACGGCAGACTCGTACGGTCCGTACGTCAGCGAAGACCTGATCCGCGAAGTGCTGCACCCCTATGATGGCATTGTCGTCGCCACCAAAGGCGGCCTGACCCGTCACGGGCCGGATATCTGGCGTCCGGTTGGCCGTCCCGAATACCTGCGCCAGTGTGTGATGATGAGCCTGCGCCGCCTGAAGGTTGAGCGTATTGACCTGTGGCAGCTGCATCGCATCGACAACAAGGTTGACCGGGATGAGCAGTTTGCCGTGATCGCCCGGATGCAGAACGAAGGGCTGATCCGCCACGTGGGCCTCAGCGAGGTGAGCGTCGAGGAAATCGAAGCCGCTCAGAAGCATTTCCGGGTGGTCAGCGTGCAGAACCTCTACAACCTCGTCTCGCGCAAGAGCGAGGACGTCCTCAACTACTGCGAGAAGAGCAACATTGCCTTTATCCCGTGGTTTCCGCTGGCCGCCGGCCAGCTCGCCCAGGAGGGCAGCGTGATGGATGGCATCGCTAAACGGCTTGGGGCCACGCCGTCACAGGTCGCGCTGGCCTGGGTCCTCAAGCGCAGCCCGGTCATGCTGCCGATCCCCGGCACCGGCAAAGTGAAGCATCTTGAGGAAAACACCGCCGCCGCTGACCTGGTGCTCACGGATGAGGACTTCAGGACGCTGGACCAACTCGGCCTCCAGGAGTCGGCGCGCCAGGGATAA